ATATGGGGAACCTTACAATCTATCCCCGGTCTGCATATCTTTGGCCTAAGGGTCATTCAGGTGGACTGTGGTAGATGGGATCTCCTGGTTCGGTCGTCAGCTGTATCGAGCAGGTGACAGGATACTTGACACCGGTGGCTTCAGCTAATTGCTCGGCGTATGCGGGCACGGTCAGCCTCCATTCATGTTCTACTAGGTCTCCCCTTACGTTTTGTTCACCAGTCTTGAACTCAAACAAACTTTCTGCGCGTCCTCTAATCGACAATGGAATGGCTGCTGGCTTCTACGCGGAATTAATAGAGCCTGTCTAAGCTGTGGAAGGCAATTAAATGCAATTCACTAATTACGGGCTTCTCATTGATAGACTAGAGAACAAAACACTTATCTCCACTATTTGCGTAATCTTGACTTAATGGCTCGTAGCAATGATTATCCCCATTCATTTCTCGTTCTTCATGTCCATCTTTTCATTCCGTCCCCAGAGTGCGAGCCAGTCCTGAACAGAAACTGCtgatttcttcatttctgTGAGACATATATTTCGAACTTGATCGCTCTGAATGACTCGCAGAGCTTGTCGGATATTATGTGGCGACCGAAACGCCAATGCTCGCACCACATATTGTCCCTTTGGGACATTCAAAGCGACAACAATTGGGTAAGAAAGCTCGCCATTGCGTAGGTCTTCGGCAATGGCTCCTTTGGCTTTTGCGTAGTCAGAGGAGTACACATTCTTGCAGTCATTTTGCAATTGGGAATACCATCTAGAGAGGCGATGAGTTAATACCATACTATCAGAGGACCGACTCTCTTGCTTGACTCACGCTACTGTACTTAAAGTATCATCGTAAGATTGATTCTCTAGTACAAGCTGGCCCACTAGGCGGAAGAGGGCACCTGTCTTCAAATATGCCATTTGGCGATATGCCGCTACTCGCTCCTCTGGTTGGACGGGAAAGGCAGAAAGGCCGTCCCGCCGCCAAAGAAGCGAGAGGTCTTGTCCCTCTAGTATCTCTTCGAGACATTGGAGCAGCCAAGGTGCAAGCTCTGGGAACTCGTGCACCGTGCGATTGAGTAGCTGGGTTACCCGATAGTATGCTCGGTTTGCTGTCTCCGAGGGACCATAGATGTGATGGGCAGCGGGGCGTCCTTTCCGATAGTCACTGCCGTCACTTATCTACGAGACAATATTAGTGAGGAAAAGAGCCGTGCATGGAGATATCTCACAtacatcatcaacaagcATCAGACAAAGATGTATTCCGTCCATGATCTCTAGGATCATGTGGTACTTTGCCGGCCGCTCTGTCTTGAGGCTAGGGGAGAGCTTGTCAACGAATGGTGCCCAGTGGTGCGTTCCGTATATCTGTCGGATGTAACTGTAAGGGCATTCTAGTGATGTTATCTTAGAGGGATTCTTTTTGCCAACCAATAACCTCTTTGCAGAAGGCAACAGAGGCGGCAACCTGTCCCACGCCAGGGCCGTGACCGGAATAACCAGCACGGCCAGTATAGCATAGGTTGTAGGCCGAGAGAGGAAGTCATGAAAGAAGCCCATGATGGCAACGATGTCAATGATTGTAGTAGAATCACTGTGCATGAAAGGCAAAGAGTAAGGACATTCCAGTTCTCCTTGTCTTGCTTTCCAGCGCGGTGGGTTCGCTGAATATACGGCGGTTTTTTGGATAGATGTAACACCAATGTCGGCCAGGTTTGCACCTTGCATATATCTCACTGAATTGCCAACACGAACGTCCAGTTGTTATACTGGCCATTGCCGGGCACATTGTTGCTGCTGGCACTAAGATTCAGGCACCGACTGAGTTTACAACGAAACCCTGTGTAGGAATGAGGTGAGATTCGATAACCAGATCAACCAGGTTCAGCTCGCAACATGGCTCCGGCCATTCGGGTCACACATCAGCACATCTCATCCTCCGTGATCATCGAGTTATTTCAAATTCCAAAGGTAATACGCTGCGGACGAACTAGGGATCCTTCGATTGCCGTAGACCCTTAACATACTCACCATGATTACTTGGCACCATCCATGATTTATAGAAGTTTATAGCGAGCCCTCCGCCACAAGAAAGCTATAACAATGGACATGCATTTCTGCGTCATTTCAGGCAGTATCATGGACGTATGTGATAACACTTGAAGCAACATCGAAGTACCACGAGGTAGCATAGACATCCAATGGCTTGGCTCTGGGTATGGGAGCCGGATGGGCCACCAGCTACATCGAATTGATCTGCAATTTTCTGAGACACCGAGAATGGGATGGCGGAAATGCCACCGTGCACCAGTATTACAGGGGCATCCTACACGGTCTCAATCACATACACAGAAGTATGAGTTTGAGTGGACTGGTCATGGACCTGATTGTGATGTACTTGGCAATCTATTTTTCCTTGAGTGAGTGGGCACATACTCCTCTCTGGTAATGCCAAACTTCCTTATTGTTTTCGTACTCGGAGTTATCTGATGCCTTTTTGGGAATCTTGCCTTCGGAGTAGAGGACCATCTAGGAGTGGCGTTATCGTGGGCAACTTCTCCCAGCGGTATCTTGGGTCGCATGGCTCGTCACAAGGAGAAGCCCCCGTGGGGGCTCGTAAATGCTTTGGTATATCTAGCCTCCATTATCTCGGGCGTTGTGCCCACGCCTTACCAATGTTAGTTCAGCTTTTCTGGTGCTCAGGCCTGGCTGAACAATGGGATTGGCTGGATTCGTCACCCGTACTGATGATGGGCGCTCGCGTGGCGAGCAATCCCACTAGTTGTCTATTGAATTAtccttttttcccctctactgccttttctttttctacctGAATAGGCCCTCAGTGCTTTCCATTATGACGGAAGACCGAGGAGGCCAACAGTGTGAACAATAGGCGTAACATCGGTCACCTGCTTACTGTGGGATTTTGGACAGATTTAAAAGTGGTCGAACCCATGTCCCAATCAAAATATCCAAAACATCGTGTCATTCTGTGGCGGGGGACCTTAACGGTTGATAGGATGCCCGATATCTTGTG
This DNA window, taken from Aspergillus flavus chromosome 5, complete sequence, encodes the following:
- the atmC gene encoding atmC, whose protein sequence is MGFFHDFLSRPTTYAILAVLVIPVTALAWDRLPPLLPSAKRLLVGKKNPSKITSLECPYSYIRQIYGTHHWAPFVDKLSPSLKTERPAKYHMILEIMDGIHLCLMLVDDISDGSDYRKGRPAAHHIYGPSETANRAYYRVTQLLNRTVHEFPELAPWLLQCLEEILEGQDLSLLWRRDGLSAFPVQPEERVAAYRQMAYLKTGALFRLVGQLVLENQSYDDTLSTVAWYSQLQNDCKNVYSSDYAKAKGAIAEDLRNGELSYPIVVALNVPKGQYVVRALAFRSPHNIRQALRVIQSDQVRNICLTEMKKSAVSVQDWLALWGRNEKMDMKNEK